In Dermacentor albipictus isolate Rhodes 1998 colony chromosome 6, USDA_Dalb.pri_finalv2, whole genome shotgun sequence, the following proteins share a genomic window:
- the LOC139046846 gene encoding acetylcholinesterase-like produces the protein MLHENSVPCHVALLTLLVCDGVVLRCLSAKPDDKAPNRLKNECPVKTLINTANGPVKGFIAKSPLGKPVRVFYGIPYANPPTGQRRFDRAEPVEPWTDVFDATAKPNSCFQVLDTLYGNFSGSVMWNANTEMSEDCLKLNVWTPGCSPSKKPFAVLVWIYGGGFYSGTSTLDVYDARTLVSEENVIVVSMNYRVASLGFLSFGSEQLPGNAGLYDQLLALQWVRENIAAFGGNPNRVTLFGESAGAVSVGLHILSPLSKPLFARAILQSGSPTVPWGFKDRHTARKAARRLATALGCPDGLDKRTLNCLRTKDPKDVVKSESNNGGIVDFPFVPVEDGAFLPGTPQALMDSGAFARSTSVMLGSNVNEGSYFLQYFFGLSVREQNPQVTTQKFAAALKALDPSPRGTPVDKILKMYTAGKTPSTAAKILKTLDSIVGDYHFTCPVVRWADRFVQAGIPVYQYVFARRYSRNPWPLWMGVIHGEEVAFVFGEPLDHSQRCSEEDKSVSRRLMRYWANFAKTGNPNFRGGGRSQSTDWPRRTNRLKQHLVLDATKSVGRAHRDAYCKFWRTYDASNVPLRSRPVGKTVGAQSKPSRVKAAPESTKVHRSSKSSNARRRAGPR, from the exons ATGCTTCACGAAAATTCGGTGCCCTGTCACGTCGCGTTGCTCACGCTGCTGGTCTGCGATGGCGTCGTCCTGCGATGTCTCTCGGCCAAGCCAGATGACAAGGCCCCCAATCGTCTCAAAAATGAATGCCCGGTAAAAACATTGATAAACACGGCCAACGGCCCGGTCAAGGGATTCATCGCGAAGTCGCCTCTCGGAAAACCAGTGCGTGTCTTTTACGGTATACCGTACGCTAATCCTCCTACCGGTCAACGCCGGTTCGACCGCGCCGAACCTGTCGAACCGTGGACAGACGTGTTCGACGCCACGGCGAAGCCCAACTCCTGCTTTCAAGTGTTGGACACGCTCTACGGGAACTTCAGCGGCAGCGTCATGTGGAACGCCAACACGGAGATGAGCGAGGACTGTCTCAAGCTCAACGTCTGGACACCCGGTTGTTCGCCTTCTAAGAAACCATTCGCCGTTCTCGTCTGGATCTACGGCGGCGGCTTCTACAGCGGCACTTCGACGCTGGACGTCTACGACGCTAGGACTCTGGTTTCGGAGGAAAACGTGATCGTGGTCTCGATGAACTATCGCGTCGCGTCGCTGGGGTTCCTCTCCTTCGGCAGTGAGCAGCTGCCCGGAAACGCCGGCCTCTACGACCAGCTCCTGGCGCTCCAGTGGGTCCGAGAGAACATCGCAGCCTTCGGAGGCAACCCGAATCGAGTGACGCTTTTCGGCGAGAGCGCCGGAGCGGTCAGCGTGGGCTTGCACATCTTGTCGCCGCTCTCCAAGCCGCTCTTCGCCAGGGCCATTCTTCAAAGCGGATCGCCCACGGTGCCCTGGGGCTTCAAGGACAGGCACACGGCTCGGAAAGCCGCAAGaaggctggctactgctttgggatGCCCGGACGGCTTGGACAAACGCACACTGAATTGCCTCCGCACAAAGGACCCCAAAGATGTCGTCAAAAGCGAATCGAACAACGGTGGCATTGTCGACTTTCCGTTCGTTCCCGTCGAAGACGGCGCTTTCCTTCCAGGCACGCCGCAGGCGCTGATGGATTCAGGTGCATTCGCGAGAAGCACCAGCGTCATGCTGGGTTCCAACGTTAACGAAGGTTCCTATTTCCTGCAGTACTTTTTCGGACTCTCGGTGAGGGAACAGAACCCGCAAGTTACGACACAAAAATTCGCAGCTGCTTTAAAAGCGCTGGATCCGTCGCCGAGAGGGACGCCGGTCGACAAGATCCTGAAAATGTACACAGCCGGTAAGACGCCTTCCACAGCCGCGAAGATCTTGAAGACCCTGGACTCGATAGTAGGCGACTACCACTTCACGTGTCCCGTAGTGCGGTGGGCGGACCGCTTCGTCCAAGCGGGGATACCGGTGTACCAGTACGTGTTCGCACGCAGGTATTCGCGGAACCCGTGGCCCCTGTGGATGGGCGTAATTCACGGTGAGGAAGTCGCCTTCGTGTTCGGCGAGCCGCTCGACCACTCGCAGCGGTGCAGCGAAGAGGACAAAAGCGTGAGCCGTCGCCTCATGCGGTACTGGGCTAACTTCGCCAAGACCGG GAACCCCAACTTCAGAGGAGGCGGACGGTCGCAGTCGACCGATTGGCCCAGGCGCACGAATCGGCTCAAGCAACATCTGGTGCTGGATGCCACCAAAAGTGTCGGGCGCGCTCACCGGGACGCCTATTGCAAGTTTTGGAGGACCTACGACGCATCCAATGTGCCACTCCGGTCCCGTCCTGTCGGGAAGACCGTGGGTGCTCAAAGCAAGCCATCTCGTGTCAAAGCAGCACCAGAGAGTACTAAGGTGCACCGAAGTTCTAAAAGTTCGAACGCAAGACGTCGTGCAGGACCTCGCTGA